The following proteins are co-located in the Bradyrhizobium sp. AZCC 2176 genome:
- the tesB gene encoding acyl-CoA thioesterase II, which produces MSKGLIDLISILDLEQLEVNLFRGNSPKTSWQRVFGGQVIGQAMVAACRTVEGRLPHSIHCYFILPGDPQIPIIYQVERLRDGKSYSTRRVTAIQHGNAIFSIMVSFHAEEEGAFNHQEKMPDVPPPEKLTAEEVSKQPMFREMPEFIRRYYESDRPIELRPVELGRYFGQKIDDGRIHVWIRTAAKLPDDPALHLCALAYASDFSLLDAVMARYGRTLFDKRMMPASLDHAMWFHRPFRADEWLLYAQDSPSAQDGRGLTRGLIFKPDGRLVASVAQEGSVRQRK; this is translated from the coding sequence ATGTCCAAGGGCCTTATTGACCTGATTTCCATCCTCGATCTCGAACAGCTCGAGGTGAACCTGTTCCGCGGCAACAGCCCGAAAACGAGCTGGCAGCGGGTGTTCGGCGGACAGGTGATCGGACAGGCGATGGTGGCGGCATGCCGCACCGTCGAGGGCCGCCTGCCGCATTCAATCCATTGCTATTTCATCCTGCCCGGCGATCCGCAGATCCCGATCATCTACCAGGTCGAGCGGCTACGTGACGGCAAGAGCTATTCGACCCGTCGCGTCACCGCTATTCAGCATGGCAATGCGATCTTCTCGATCATGGTGTCGTTCCATGCGGAAGAGGAAGGCGCGTTCAACCATCAGGAAAAGATGCCGGATGTCCCGCCGCCGGAAAAGCTCACGGCGGAAGAAGTATCGAAGCAGCCGATGTTCCGCGAGATGCCGGAATTCATCCGCCGCTATTACGAATCCGACCGGCCGATCGAATTGCGCCCGGTCGAGCTCGGCCGCTATTTCGGCCAGAAGATCGACGACGGGCGCATCCATGTCTGGATCCGCACCGCGGCCAAGCTGCCCGACGATCCAGCGCTGCATTTGTGCGCGCTGGCCTATGCGTCGGATTTCTCGCTGCTCGATGCGGTGATGGCGCGCTACGGCCGCACCCTGTTCGACAAGCGCATGATGCCGGCGAGCCTCGATCACGCCATGTGGTTTCACCGGCCGTTCCGCGCCGACGAATGGCTGCTCTACGCGCAGGACTCGCCAAGCGCACAAGACGGCCGCGGATTGACCCGCGGCCTGATCTTCAAGCCCGACGGCAGATTGGTGGCATCGGTGGCCCAGGAAGGCTCGGTGCGCCAGCGCAAGTGA
- a CDS encoding aminotransferase class I/II-fold pyridoxal phosphate-dependent enzyme, which yields MAMTASSGVAQGAGSVSAGQAERSPFLRTTELLAPYRPAKPLITLSLGEPQHPVPDFVGPVLAKHIADFGRYPLAKGIEPFRRAAASWLTARFDLPRPVDPESEILVLNGSREGLFFAAITAARYVGPRKGRPAILMPNPFYPAYGAGARAAGCELIYLPTTLANGFLPDLDALDEATLARTVAMFIASPANPQGAVASRDYFIRLKKLADRHGFMILSDECYSEIYTRQAPGSALECAGPDFTNVVAFQSLSKRSNLPGMRVGFAAGDSKFLAAFHELRNVAAPQVPVPLQHVAVAAYSDEAHVEENRRLYRIKFDLADQILGSRYGYVRPAGGFCVWLDVSDRGGDEATAVKLYRDAGVRVIPGSYLSRPQNDGFNPGAGYIRLALVSDSESTAEALHRLVEILD from the coding sequence ATGGCAATGACCGCCTCTTCCGGCGTGGCGCAGGGCGCCGGCAGCGTATCTGCCGGTCAGGCCGAACGTTCGCCCTTTCTGCGGACGACCGAGTTGCTGGCCCCCTATCGGCCCGCCAAGCCATTGATTACGCTTTCCTTGGGTGAGCCGCAGCACCCGGTGCCAGATTTTGTCGGGCCGGTCCTGGCGAAACACATCGCTGATTTCGGCCGCTATCCCCTCGCCAAGGGTATCGAGCCGTTCCGGCGCGCCGCCGCAAGCTGGCTAACCGCCCGGTTCGATCTGCCCCGGCCGGTCGATCCCGAGAGTGAAATCCTGGTGCTGAACGGCAGCCGCGAGGGGCTGTTCTTCGCTGCGATCACCGCCGCCCGCTATGTCGGCCCCCGCAAGGGCAGGCCCGCGATCCTGATGCCCAATCCGTTTTATCCGGCCTATGGCGCGGGCGCCCGCGCCGCCGGTTGCGAGCTGATCTACCTGCCGACCACGCTCGCCAACGGATTTTTGCCGGATCTCGATGCGCTCGACGAGGCGACGCTGGCCCGGACGGTGGCGATGTTCATTGCCTCGCCGGCCAATCCGCAAGGCGCGGTCGCCTCGCGCGACTACTTCATCCGCTTGAAGAAACTTGCCGACCGCCATGGCTTCATGATCCTGAGCGACGAGTGCTACTCGGAAATCTACACCCGGCAGGCGCCGGGCAGTGCGCTGGAATGTGCCGGACCCGACTTCACCAACGTCGTCGCGTTCCAGTCGCTGTCAAAACGCTCGAACCTGCCCGGCATGCGCGTCGGCTTTGCCGCCGGCGACAGCAAGTTTCTCGCAGCCTTTCACGAATTGCGCAATGTCGCTGCCCCCCAGGTGCCGGTGCCGCTGCAGCACGTCGCGGTCGCCGCCTATAGCGACGAAGCGCACGTCGAAGAAAACCGCAGGCTTTACCGCATTAAGTTCGACCTCGCCGACCAGATTCTCGGTAGCCGCTATGGCTATGTGCGGCCCGCCGGCGGCTTCTGCGTCTGGCTCGACGTCTCCGACCGCGGCGGCGACGAGGCGACAGCGGTGAAACTCTATCGGGATGCGGGGGTCCGCGTGATCCCCGGCAGTTATCTGTCGCGGCCGCAGAACGATGGCTTCAACCCCGGCGCGGGCTACATCCGCCTCGCGCTGGTCTCAGATAGTGAATCAACGGCCGAGGCATTGCATCGGCTGGTCGAAATTCTGGATTAA
- a CDS encoding ubiquinone biosynthesis hydroxylase: MAAQRSIVICGGAFAGLALALAFRQGLGADIPVIVADPALATRPSRDPRATAIVAACRRLFEALGVWDQVAGDSQAILDMVVTDSRLEDATRPVFLTFAGDVEPGEPFAHMVENRRLIDALVARAEAEGVDLRATAISTYDSRSDGVTVTLADGNVVEASLLVAADGARSRLRERAGITTHGWDYDQSGIVVTVGHERDHHGRAEEHFLPAGPFAILPLTGKRSSLVWSENRAEAARITALGEAEFHDELEKRFGLHLGEIRALDKPRAFPLGYFVARSFIAERLALVGDAAHVIHPIAGQGLNMGLKDVAALAEVVVDAARLGIDPGQADVLDRYQRWRRFDTMAMGLATNSLNFLFSNESTLLRTVRDIGLGLVDRAPPLKSLFIRQAAGLSGEVPRLLKGEVL; this comes from the coding sequence ATGGCGGCACAGCGAAGCATTGTCATCTGCGGCGGCGCCTTTGCCGGGTTGGCGCTGGCGTTGGCGTTCCGTCAGGGCCTTGGCGCGGATATTCCAGTCATCGTGGCCGATCCGGCACTTGCCACGCGGCCAAGCCGCGATCCGCGGGCGACCGCCATTGTCGCCGCATGCCGGCGGTTGTTCGAGGCGCTCGGCGTCTGGGACCAGGTAGCAGGGGATTCGCAAGCCATCCTCGACATGGTCGTCACCGATTCCAGGCTGGAGGATGCCACCCGTCCGGTGTTCCTGACCTTTGCGGGAGATGTCGAGCCCGGCGAACCCTTCGCCCACATGGTCGAAAACCGCCGGCTGATCGATGCGCTGGTCGCGCGTGCCGAGGCTGAAGGCGTTGATCTCCGGGCCACGGCGATTTCGACCTACGATTCACGCTCCGATGGTGTCACCGTGACGCTCGCGGATGGCAATGTGGTCGAGGCAAGCCTGCTGGTGGCTGCCGATGGCGCACGCTCGCGGCTGCGCGAGCGCGCCGGCATCACCACCCATGGCTGGGATTACGATCAATCCGGCATCGTCGTCACCGTCGGCCATGAGCGGGATCATCACGGCCGCGCCGAAGAGCATTTTCTTCCCGCAGGTCCGTTCGCGATCTTGCCGCTGACCGGAAAGCGCTCGTCGCTGGTGTGGTCCGAGAATCGCGCTGAAGCCGCACGCATCACCGCGCTTGGCGAAGCCGAATTCCACGATGAACTCGAGAAGCGCTTCGGGTTGCACCTTGGCGAGATCAGGGCGCTGGACAAGCCGCGCGCATTTCCGCTCGGCTATTTCGTTGCGCGCTCGTTCATCGCCGAGCGGCTGGCGCTCGTCGGCGATGCCGCGCACGTGATCCATCCGATCGCGGGGCAGGGCCTCAACATGGGCCTGAAGGATGTCGCGGCGCTGGCCGAAGTCGTGGTCGATGCGGCCCGGCTCGGCATCGATCCCGGGCAGGCCGATGTGCTCGACCGCTACCAGCGCTGGCGGCGCTTCGACACCATGGCGATGGGGCTCGCCACCAATTCGCTGAACTTCCTGTTCTCGAATGAATCGACGCTGCTGCGGACCGTGCGCGATATCGGGCTCGGTCTCGTCGATCGCGCGCCACCGCTGAAGAGCCTGTTCATCCGCCAGGCCGCGGGACTGTCAGGCGAAGTGCCGCGGCTGTTGAAGGGCGAGGTGCTGTAG
- a CDS encoding DUF1835 domain-containing protein, giving the protein MTETELHFVFTRSGAGCLSQALKTAGRDAQIIALFDDLSFGPINPP; this is encoded by the coding sequence ATGACTGAAACCGAACTTCACTTCGTATTTACGCGCTCAGGCGCGGGATGCCTGAGCCAAGCACTAAAGACTGCTGGCCGCGACGCTCAGATCATCGCCTTGTTCGATGACCTCAGCTTCGGACCGATCAATCCCCCCTGA
- a CDS encoding ammonium transporter, whose amino-acid sequence MTFKRPYSAGLAALAVGLFAATAAYAEPTVNKGDNAWMLTSTVLVLLMTIPGLALFYGGLVRSKNMLSVLMQVFYTVCIVTLLWALYGYSLAFTGGSDFIGGFSKAFLMGVTTDSKAATFSVDANISELVYVCFQMTFAAITPALIVGAFAERMKFAAIALFIPLWVTLIYFPIAHMVWYWAGPDAISDAAKALAAAADGAAKTAAQAKLDEVNADAGWIFKKGAIDFAGGTVVHINAGIAGLVGALLIGKRVGYGKELMAPHSLTMTMIGASLLWVGWFGFNAGSNLEASGGAALAMTNSFVATAAAAMAWMFAEWIVKGHPSVLGALSGAVAGLVAVTPAAGYAGPMGAIVLGLVVGVVCLFFCTVVKNALGYDDSLDVFGVHCIGGIVGALGTGILVNPALGGTGIMDYAVGKIADYDFAAQMTSQLWGVCTTLVWSGIGSAILYKVVDVIVGLRVNVETEREGLDVTEHTERAYNM is encoded by the coding sequence ATGACGTTTAAACGTCCCTATAGCGCGGGACTGGCGGCCCTCGCGGTCGGCCTGTTCGCCGCGACCGCGGCCTACGCCGAACCAACCGTCAACAAGGGCGACAACGCCTGGATGCTGACGTCGACAGTGCTGGTGCTGTTGATGACCATTCCCGGCCTGGCGCTGTTCTATGGCGGTCTCGTCCGTTCCAAGAACATGCTCTCGGTCCTGATGCAGGTGTTCTACACCGTCTGCATCGTTACCCTGCTCTGGGCGCTCTACGGCTACAGCCTCGCTTTCACCGGAGGTTCCGATTTCATCGGCGGCTTCTCAAAAGCCTTCCTGATGGGCGTGACGACGGATTCGAAAGCGGCGACCTTCAGCGTCGACGCCAACATCTCCGAGCTGGTCTATGTCTGCTTCCAGATGACTTTCGCGGCGATCACCCCCGCCCTCATCGTCGGCGCGTTCGCCGAGCGGATGAAGTTTGCGGCGATCGCGCTGTTCATCCCGCTCTGGGTCACCCTGATCTACTTCCCGATCGCGCACATGGTCTGGTACTGGGCCGGTCCGGACGCGATTTCGGATGCAGCCAAGGCGCTTGCGGCTGCGGCTGACGGCGCGGCGAAGACCGCCGCGCAGGCCAAGCTCGACGAAGTCAACGCCGATGCTGGCTGGATCTTCAAGAAGGGCGCGATCGACTTCGCCGGCGGCACCGTGGTGCACATCAATGCCGGTATCGCCGGTCTCGTCGGTGCGCTGCTGATCGGCAAGCGCGTCGGCTACGGCAAGGAGCTGATGGCTCCGCACTCGCTGACCATGACCATGATCGGCGCTTCGCTGCTCTGGGTCGGCTGGTTCGGCTTCAACGCCGGATCAAACCTGGAGGCCTCCGGTGGCGCCGCGCTCGCCATGACCAACTCCTTCGTTGCAACCGCAGCGGCGGCGATGGCCTGGATGTTCGCGGAATGGATCGTCAAGGGTCATCCTTCCGTGCTCGGCGCGTTGTCGGGTGCAGTGGCAGGCCTCGTGGCGGTCACCCCTGCTGCCGGCTACGCCGGTCCGATGGGCGCGATCGTGCTCGGTCTCGTCGTCGGCGTCGTCTGCCTGTTCTTCTGCACCGTGGTGAAGAATGCGCTTGGCTATGACGACTCGCTCGACGTGTTTGGCGTCCACTGCATCGGCGGCATCGTCGGCGCGCTCGGCACCGGCATCCTGGTGAATCCGGCCCTCGGCGGTACCGGCATCATGGATTACGCGGTGGGCAAGATCGCCGACTACGACTTCGCGGCCCAGATGACCTCGCAGCTCTGGGGCGTCTGCACCACGCTGGTGTGGTCGGGCATCGGTTCGGCGATCCTCTACAAGGTGGTCGACGTGATCGTCGGCCTGCGCGTCAACGTCGAAACCGAGCGTGAAGGCCTCGACGTCACCGAGCACACCGAGCGCGCCTACAACATGTAA
- a CDS encoding DUF4339 domain-containing protein, whose product MSNRSWFYASSGQQQGPYPEAQLRDLITRGTVSADTLVWTEGMSGWQRAGDIPGLVPGGSGPPFMPHPGGPPSMAGSYSGGPLSIDFGILEFTWRFLVLVVGLIFIIPGPWVVVWFSKWIVSCVRVPGRPNLGFLGEAMTIVPWYFGFVVLMIGVGMIGSQLLSNLMILVQMALYWLFLKWFIANLASNGQPLELTFSGPIWTYLGWTILAAISVITIIGWAWVYVAWMRWFCRNIQGTRREVLFIGSGLEFLWRAIVAAFASIFIIPIPWVYRWISQWLASQTVLAERGASANG is encoded by the coding sequence ATGTCGAACCGATCGTGGTTTTATGCATCCAGCGGCCAGCAACAGGGCCCTTATCCGGAAGCCCAGCTTCGCGACCTCATTACCCGGGGCACGGTCAGCGCGGATACGTTGGTCTGGACCGAGGGGATGTCGGGCTGGCAGCGGGCCGGCGACATTCCCGGCCTGGTACCCGGCGGCTCAGGTCCGCCCTTCATGCCGCATCCCGGTGGCCCACCGTCCATGGCCGGGAGCTATAGCGGAGGTCCGCTGTCGATCGACTTCGGGATCCTGGAGTTTACGTGGCGCTTTCTGGTGCTCGTGGTCGGTCTCATCTTCATCATCCCGGGCCCATGGGTCGTGGTGTGGTTCAGCAAATGGATCGTCTCGTGCGTGCGCGTGCCGGGAAGACCGAATCTAGGCTTCTTGGGCGAGGCGATGACCATCGTTCCCTGGTATTTTGGCTTCGTCGTTCTCATGATTGGCGTTGGCATGATCGGCAGCCAATTGCTCAGCAACCTGATGATCCTCGTTCAGATGGCCCTGTACTGGTTGTTTCTCAAATGGTTCATCGCGAATCTCGCGTCCAACGGGCAACCACTCGAGCTCACTTTCTCCGGCCCGATCTGGACTTACCTCGGCTGGACCATTCTTGCGGCTATCTCCGTCATCACCATCATCGGCTGGGCCTGGGTTTACGTTGCCTGGATGCGCTGGTTTTGCCGGAACATCCAGGGCACGCGGCGCGAAGTCCTCTTCATTGGCAGCGGCCTGGAGTTTCTGTGGCGCGCAATCGTGGCGGCTTTCGCCAGCATCTTCATCATCCCGATACCGTGGGTGTATCGATGGATCTCACAGTGGCTGGCGTCGCAGACTGTTTTGGCTGAGAGAGGCGCATCGGCCAACGGCTAA
- a CDS encoding Trm112 family protein, whose product MNATPERLDATVDPKLLEILVCPVTKGPLEFDSTRQELISRSAKLAYPIRDGIPIMLPEEARKID is encoded by the coding sequence ATGAATGCCACGCCCGAACGCCTCGACGCCACCGTCGATCCAAAATTGCTGGAGATCCTGGTCTGTCCGGTGACCAAGGGTCCGCTCGAATTCGATTCGACGAGGCAGGAACTGATCTCGCGCTCAGCCAAGCTCGCCTATCCCATTCGCGACGGCATCCCGATCATGCTGCCGGAAGAGGCAAGGAAGATCGACTGA
- a CDS encoding ammonium transporter, with protein MGAPSYRAVANAALIKLAASSFATPALAAETSTINAADTAWMIVATALVLMMTMPGLALFYSGMVRKKNVLATMAQSLAAVAIISILWVAFGYSLAFVGDGPWIGTLDRWFLIGMTMESVNPAAKTIPEALFMLYQMTFAIITVALVAGAVADRMRFSAYLLFSVGWFMFVYVPLAHWVWGGGFLATMGVLDFAGGLVVHLSAGIGGLVAATVMGRRHGYGSENLAPFDLSLAVIGTGLLWVGWFGFNGGSALAANSRAVMAITATHLAACAGALTWAAIEWATRRKPSVLGMISGAVAGLGTITPASGYVAPWHGVLIGVVAGTLCFWACTWLKQRFKYDDSLDVFGVHGIGGLTGTLLAGVFAVNAIGGTAGLIEGNAQQVLIQLYGIVATLVWSGGVTFVLLKLVGVFAPLRVSMQQELEGLDISQHGEALQ; from the coding sequence ATGGGGGCACCATCGTATCGCGCAGTGGCGAATGCTGCGCTCATCAAGCTTGCGGCGAGCTCGTTCGCGACTCCGGCCCTGGCCGCCGAGACGTCCACCATCAATGCTGCCGACACCGCGTGGATGATCGTCGCCACCGCATTGGTGTTGATGATGACGATGCCGGGCCTGGCGCTGTTCTACTCCGGCATGGTGCGCAAGAAGAATGTGCTGGCGACAATGGCGCAGAGCCTCGCTGCCGTGGCGATCATCTCGATTCTCTGGGTGGCTTTCGGCTATTCGCTGGCCTTCGTCGGCGACGGTCCCTGGATCGGCACGCTCGATCGCTGGTTTCTGATCGGAATGACGATGGAGAGCGTCAATCCGGCGGCGAAGACGATACCGGAAGCGCTTTTCATGCTGTACCAGATGACATTTGCGATCATCACGGTGGCGCTGGTGGCCGGCGCGGTGGCGGACCGAATGCGGTTTTCGGCCTATCTGCTGTTTTCGGTCGGCTGGTTCATGTTCGTCTATGTGCCGCTCGCACACTGGGTGTGGGGCGGCGGTTTCCTCGCGACCATGGGCGTGCTGGATTTCGCCGGCGGCCTTGTCGTGCATCTTTCCGCCGGCATCGGCGGCCTGGTTGCCGCGACGGTGATGGGGCGGCGTCACGGCTATGGCAGCGAGAATCTGGCGCCATTCGACCTTTCGCTTGCCGTGATCGGCACCGGATTGCTGTGGGTCGGCTGGTTCGGCTTCAATGGCGGATCGGCACTGGCCGCGAACTCGCGCGCGGTGATGGCGATCACCGCGACACATCTGGCCGCCTGCGCCGGCGCGCTGACCTGGGCCGCGATCGAATGGGCGACGCGACGCAAGCCGTCCGTACTCGGCATGATATCAGGTGCCGTTGCGGGTCTTGGCACCATCACGCCGGCCTCCGGATACGTTGCACCGTGGCACGGCGTCTTGATCGGCGTCGTTGCGGGAACGCTCTGCTTCTGGGCCTGCACCTGGCTCAAGCAGCGCTTCAAATATGACGACTCGCTCGACGTGTTCGGCGTCCACGGCATCGGCGGATTGACCGGCACATTGCTCGCCGGCGTATTTGCGGTGAACGCGATCGGCGGCACCGCGGGGCTGATCGAGGGCAATGCGCAACAGGTCCTGATCCAGCTCTACGGGATCGTCGCCACGCTGGTGTGGTCCGGCGGGGTCACCTTTGTGCTGCTCAAGCTGGTGGGCGTGTTCGCGCCGCTGCGGGTGTCGATGCAGCAGGAACTGGAAGGCCTCGATATCTCGCAGCATGGCGAAGCGCTGCAATAG
- a CDS encoding TetR/AcrR family transcriptional regulator: MNDQLSAKDWLDQGLKALASRGFTALKAEPLAKAIGVSRGSFYWHFADIGAFHAAILARWHEVAAEQIIANVEAASKDENPLALLLRRVFGERLTLERAVRTWASVDPAARAAVQAIDRRRLSYVGSLLTQSGLPADVARARAQILYWAFLGFALSDQPLPKARQQAVLDELVRIAAS, from the coding sequence ATGAACGATCAGCTCTCGGCAAAAGACTGGCTCGACCAGGGCCTGAAAGCATTGGCGAGCCGCGGCTTCACCGCGCTGAAGGCGGAACCCTTGGCCAAGGCGATAGGAGTGTCGCGCGGCAGTTTTTACTGGCATTTCGCCGATATCGGCGCGTTCCATGCTGCGATCCTCGCGCGCTGGCACGAGGTTGCGGCCGAGCAGATCATCGCCAATGTCGAGGCAGCCTCGAAAGACGAGAACCCGCTCGCGCTGCTGCTCCGGCGCGTGTTCGGCGAGCGCCTGACCCTGGAGAGAGCGGTCCGCACCTGGGCGAGCGTCGACCCAGCCGCGCGTGCTGCTGTGCAGGCGATCGACCGGCGGCGGCTCAGCTATGTTGGAAGCCTTTTGACGCAATCCGGACTGCCTGCGGATGTGGCTCGCGCGCGCGCCCAAATCCTCTATTGGGCTTTTCTCGGCTTTGCCCTGTCGGACCAGCCCTTGCCGAAGGCGCGGCAACAGGCCGTGCTCGACGAACTGGTCCGGATCGCCGCATCATGA
- a CDS encoding P-II family nitrogen regulator: MKIVMAIIKPFKLEEVRDALTAIGVHGLTVTEVKGYGRQKGHTEIYRGAEYAVSFLPKIKIEVAVASDQVDKTIDAITSAAKTGQIGDGKIFVINLDHAVRIRTGEADAAAL, encoded by the coding sequence ATGAAAATTGTTATGGCGATCATCAAGCCATTCAAGCTCGAAGAAGTCCGTGACGCCCTGACCGCCATTGGCGTTCACGGTCTCACGGTGACGGAAGTCAAAGGGTATGGGCGCCAGAAGGGCCACACGGAAATCTACCGCGGCGCCGAATACGCCGTGAGTTTCCTGCCCAAGATCAAGATCGAGGTCGCTGTCGCCTCGGATCAGGTCGACAAGACCATCGACGCCATCACGTCCGCTGCCAAGACCGGCCAGATCGGCGACGGCAAGATCTTCGTCATCAACCTCGACCATGCGGTGCGCATCCGCACGGGTGAGGCGGATGCCGCGGCCCTCTGA
- a CDS encoding GFA family protein: MKLEGGCYCGKVRYEAEGEPMMKAQCHCRECQYISGGGPNIFVAMPVTGFKYTASQPKQFTRSDLERAVTREFCAECGTHMVTKVPGLSAIVLKVGTFDDPALFDPQMAIYTIDKQAFHHVPEGMPSFERLPGR; the protein is encoded by the coding sequence ATGAAGCTTGAAGGCGGATGCTATTGCGGCAAGGTGCGCTACGAGGCTGAAGGCGAGCCGATGATGAAGGCGCAGTGCCACTGCCGCGAATGCCAATACATCTCCGGCGGCGGGCCGAACATATTCGTGGCGATGCCGGTGACCGGCTTCAAATACACCGCAAGCCAGCCGAAGCAGTTCACCCGCAGCGACCTTGAGCGCGCCGTGACGCGCGAATTCTGCGCGGAATGCGGCACGCACATGGTGACCAAGGTGCCCGGATTGTCAGCGATCGTGCTGAAGGTCGGAACCTTCGACGACCCTGCCCTGTTCGACCCGCAGATGGCGATCTACACGATCGACAAGCAGGCCTTCCACCATGTGCCCGAGGGGATGCCGAGTTTTGAACGGCTGCCGGGGCGGTGA
- a CDS encoding P-II family nitrogen regulator: MKLVVAIIKPFKLDEVRQALTAIGVHGMTVTEVKGYGRQKGHTEIYRGAEYVVNFLPKLRIEIAVASDVADKAVEVITANARTGQIGDGKIFVTPIDHALRIRTGETDSDAL, translated from the coding sequence ATGAAACTCGTCGTTGCAATCATCAAACCCTTCAAGCTTGACGAGGTGCGCCAGGCGCTGACCGCCATCGGCGTCCACGGCATGACGGTGACCGAGGTCAAGGGCTACGGCCGCCAGAAGGGTCACACCGAAATCTATCGCGGCGCCGAGTATGTCGTGAACTTCCTGCCCAAGCTCCGAATCGAAATCGCAGTCGCTTCCGACGTTGCCGACAAGGCCGTCGAGGTCATTACCGCAAACGCGCGTACCGGGCAGATCGGCGACGGCAAGATCTTCGTCACGCCGATCGACCACGCCCTGCGAATCCGCACCGGCGAGACCGATAGCGACGCGCTCTGA